One Mytilus trossulus isolate FHL-02 chromosome 5, PNRI_Mtr1.1.1.hap1, whole genome shotgun sequence DNA segment encodes these proteins:
- the LOC134719497 gene encoding shiftless antiviral inhibitor of ribosomal frameshifting protein homolog gives MEDNELEIKKLRELFRGRFTFEEARSLIDHHHGDCQAAANFVLDEEPVTVRYVIGTDNDLWQVVTNNQIWKDLVRQGTILKQERQFACSACDNVWWRKVPNRKLVSKCVRCKIRYDAVPTEYEWGRAELNCQFCGNVFRGFGQMGVASSPCYRCGTVCSPKAIIPRRRLQGKRSRNVHSCFCRNCFNRADGPIFEETCVHPRSLHRRVVHASQQHYSSGSTVDTFLTQDDLASQVSDFEPILSDIDE, from the exons ATCAAAAAGCTAAGAGAGTTGTTCAGAGGACGATTTACGTTTGAGGAAGCACGGTCGCTAATTGATCATCACCATGGAGACTGCCAGGCAGCTGCTAATTTTGTACTTGATG AGGAGCCAGTAACAGTTAGATATGTAATTGGGACGGATAATGATCTG TGGCAAGTTgttacaaataatcaaatatgGAAAGACTTAGTACGACAAGGAACTATTCTAAAACAAGAAAGACAGTTTGCATGCAGCGCGTGTGATAACGTCTGGTGGAGAAAAGTTCCAAACCGGAAGCTG GTTTCTAAGTGTGTGCGATGTAAGATACGATATGATGCTGTACCGACAGAATACGAATGGGGAAGAGCTGAATTGAATTGCCAGTTTTGTGGAAATGTCTTCAG AGGGTTTGGACAAATGGGAGTCGCTTCAAGTCCTTGTTACAGATGTGGCACGGTATGTTCGCCGAAAGCAATCATACCAAGACGGAGGTTACAAGGAAAAAGATCCAGAAATGTTCATTCATGTTTCTGCCGGAACTGCTTTAATCGAGCAG ATGGGCCTATTTTTGAAGAAACCTGCGTCCATCCACGTTCATTGCACCGGCGTGTAGTGCATGCTAGCCAACAACACTACAGCTCCGGATCTACAGTTGATACGTTCTTAACACAAGATGACTTAGCTTCACAGGTTTCTGATTTTGAACCAATATTATCAGATATTGATGAATGA
- the LOC134717724 gene encoding potassium voltage-gated channel subfamily C member 2-like yields MEKIRYISNRGVRHELSDQIFGRICESNSNAADHIITTIKDESNCMDFQFNRHTTSTNNILDYYSGGKLHMPADICPQKFSEELDCWGLPETALDTCCFTKYVSYFDNLNILKVLEEGECKRNTMFEIVATLAGGNGWRSVQARVWSVMEYPTSSVLAKVYLYASNAIVLLSLFLLVSSTHPLFRRKLTKDEWFDYFTTEEEEMYDDYWNETLNDTGIKLPSHVYVEIGALWYLKMITLAYFTTELICKLIVFPLPWREFITILNFIDVLALVVMYTTLIVNQVNPKEQYKDSVHDAVHSLQIFRVFRLFRLVRHITGFRILMYALRASIGDLLVMLLGLCTAVLLFSSLAYHSQDSAFSNIPDAAWWAIITLTTVGYGDIYPTTIQGRLIASMCALVGVCLFALLIPVLVNNYHLFSSHYAGIERRQNLKIQLLTRKTAVSPK; encoded by the exons ATGGAGAAAATACGCTACATTTCAAATAGAGGTGTAAGACACGAGTTGTCGGATCAAATTTTTGGGAGAATTTGTGAAAGTAACTCCAACGCTGCTGACCATATCATCACAACAATTAAGGATGAATCTAATTGTATGGACTTTCAATTCAATAGACATACAACGTCTACCAATAATATATTAGATTACTATAGTGGAGGGAAACTACACATGCCTGCAGACATATGTCCACAGAAATTCTCTGAAGAACTTGATTGTTGGGGTTTACCAGAAACTGCATTAGACACGTGTTGTTTCACAAAGTATGTTTCCTATTTTGATaacttaaacattttgaaagtgTTAGAAGAAGGTGAATGTAAAAGAAATACTATGTTTGAAATAGTAGCAACGTTGGCCGGCGGGAACGGATGGAGGTCTGTACAAGCGAGAGTGTGGTCTGTTATGGAATATCCTACTTCCTCTGTTTTAGCCAAG gtATACCTATACGCCAGCAATGCTATTGTCCTGCTGTCTTTGTTCCTACTGGTCAGCAGTACACATCCGTTATTTAGAAGGAAATTAACAAAGGATGAATGGTTTGATTACTTTACAACAGAGGAAGAGGAAATGTACGACGATTACTGGAACGAAACATTGAACGACACAGGAATAAAACTGCCAAGTCATGTCTACGTTGAGATTGGTGCTCTGTGGTATCTCAAAATGATAACTTTGGCTTACTTTACGACTGAACTTATCTGTAAACTTATAGTGTTCCCTTTGCCATGGAGGGAGTTTATTACGATTTTAAACTTCATAGACGTTTTAGCCCTGGTTGTAATGTATACCACGCTCATTGTTAATCAAGTGAATCCTAAAGAACAATATAAGGATTCTGTACACGATGCCGTGCATTCACTGCAGATATTCAGAGTCTTTCGATTGTTTAGGTTGGTACGGCACATTACTGGTTTTCGAATATTGATGTACGCGCTACGGGCTAGTATTGGAGATCTATTAGTTATGTTGCTAGGTTTGTGTACAGCTGTTTTACTGTTTTCGTCTCTCGCCTACCACTCGCAAGATTCTGCCTTTTCAAATATCCCTGATGCAGCTTGGTGGGCTATCATCACTCTAACGACAGTTGGTTATGGAGATATCTACCCGACAACTATCCAAGGCAGGCTGATTGCTTCAATGTGTGCACTAGTTGGGGTGTGTCTTTTTGCTCTTCTGATACCAGTACTTGTTAATAATTATCACTTATTTTCCTCTCATTATGCTGGAATTGAAAGACGACAGAATTTAAAGATACAACTGTTGACTAGAAAAACAGCAGTGTCACCAAAATGa
- the LOC134719499 gene encoding potassium voltage-gated channel subfamily C member 3-like: MANVIYTINNKGDKFEISTIILDKITCNGSSAGKQIISDLTEDKTAIEFNFHRHQTCTSSILDFVRGDLLHIPADVCPKKFRQEMEFWGIPENEIATCCFTKYQSFLDDEKTLRVLQRDENTRHERKERVHVLSKYKGWKAIQAKMWQVMEYPSTSIMAKIFMVFSNLMVMLSLFILVASTSPMFFESLTKDEWEEYLNEKEKETYGWKEEGSFNVTIIDLLPDLQSRVEFLDYLEWITIAYFTIEIICRIFFFPLSWKDFLNFFIVVDTVSLIVMYVDMIANVVDVREKYEDSFVEAVNSLQIIRVLRLFRLLKHVSSFRILVFTIRASLKDLLLMLLCLLTAVLIFSSMAYFTRDAAFTSIPQASWWAIVTLTTVGYGDIVPKTLPARLVASACAVIGVCMLAILIPSLVNNFMLFNSQLNVMQQKKKTKNEAFLENSVLPVNQKT; encoded by the exons ATGGCAAATGTTATTTACACGATAAATAACAAGGgtgacaaatttgaaatttcgaCAATAATTTTGGATAAAATTACGTGTAATGGGTCAAGTGCTGGTAAACAGATAATATCTGATCTAACTGAGGACAAAACAGCAATTGAATTTAATTTCCATCGACACCAAACTTGTACATCCAGTATATTGGACTTCGTAAGAGGAGATTTATTACATATCCCAGCAGACGTCTGTCCAAAGAAATTCCGACAGGAAATGGAATTTTGGGGAATACCTGAAAATGAAATAGCAACTTGTTGTTTCAcaaaatatcaaagttttttGGATGATGAGAAAACATTAAGAGTTTTACAACGAGATGAAAATACGCGACATGAGAGAAAGGAAAGAGTACATGTACTTAGCAAATACAAGGGATGGAAGGCAATACAGGCAAAAATGTGGCAAGTTATGGAATATCCAAGCACTTCAATCATGGCAAAG attttcatgGTATTCAGCAATTTAATGGTCATGCTATCCTTATTCATCCTTGTGGCTAGCACGTCTCCGATGTTTTTTGAATCACTAACAAAAGATGAATGGgaagaatatttaaatgaaaaagaaaaagaaacatacGGATGGAAAGAAGAGGGTAGTTTTAATGTAACAATAATCGACCTTTTGCCAGACCTACAGAGTCGAGTGGAATTTTTGGACTATTTAGAATGGATAACTATTGCTTATTTTACAATTGAGATAATTtgtaggatttttttctttcccttgtCATGGAAAGATTTCTTAAACTTTTTTATTGTTGTGGATACCGTGTCTCTGATAGTGATGTACGTTGACATGATAGCAAACGTGGTCGACGTACGAGAGAAATACGAAGACAGTTTTGTAGAAGCGGTAAATTCTTTACAGATCATTCGAGTGTTGAGACTTTTTCGATTGTTGAAGCATGTGTCTAGTTTCCGCATTTTAGTCTTTACTATTCGTGCAAGTTTGAAAGATTTACTTTTGATGTTACTTTGTCTTTTAACAGCAGTGCTCATATTTTCCTCAATGGCCTATTTCACACGGGATGCTGCTTTTACCAGCATCCCTCAGGCCTCATGGTGGGCAATTGTTACCTTGACAACTGTAGGGTACGGAGATATTGTTCCGAAAACACTTCCGGCAAGGTTAGTTGCCTCCGCATGCGCGGTAATCGGTGTATGTATGCTGGCTATATTAATCCCATCACTTGTTAATAACTTTATGCTTTTTAACAGTCAACTTAATGTGATGcaacaaaagaagaaaacaaaaaacgaagCATTTCTGGAAAATAGTGTTCTACCAGTCAATCAAAAAACTTGA